One region of Endozoicomonas sp. Mp262 genomic DNA includes:
- a CDS encoding DUF4389 domain-containing protein, with protein sequence MDDKVIDNLKSESRWLRLLFMVLFYMAAYITGFLILVVVAVQVIHDFIKGRPNERLLEFTASLNRYFYQVIQYISFNSESKPYPFSDWPKGTTGHGEPSQQVKDQE encoded by the coding sequence ATGGATGATAAAGTAATCGACAACCTAAAGTCTGAGTCCCGCTGGCTCCGGCTTTTATTTATGGTTCTTTTCTACATGGCAGCCTATATAACCGGGTTCTTGATTCTGGTGGTGGTGGCTGTTCAGGTGATACATGATTTTATCAAGGGTCGGCCTAACGAGCGCCTGCTGGAATTTACTGCCAGCCTGAACCGGTATTTCTATCAGGTTATTCAATACATTAGTTTTAATAGTGAAAGTAAACCCTACCCGTTCAGTGATTGGCCAAAAGGCACCACTGGACACGGGGAGCCGTCACAGCAGGTAAAAGACCAGGAATGA
- a CDS encoding HAAAP family serine/threonine permease has protein sequence MSQNIAQAIPQGGTTETTWQKRDTQWMLTLFGTAVGAGVLFLPINAGLGGIWPLIAMTLLIGPMTFLAHRGLTRFCLSSSHANADITDTVTEHFGHKAGSLITLGYFLAIFPILMIYGIGITNTVSSLLVNQLGMEAAPSRALLSFVLVGGLVGVMVCGQQVVLKVCSSIVYPLIAVLVGTSLYLIPQWNMAQFDVAPTAPEFIRTIFLTIPVLVFAFNHSPAISSFSSAYRKELGNNAEPQASRTLKRTTMLLVGFTMLFVYSCVLTLSPAELQAAKAANLPILSVFAERTDNAIFGWLAQIVALVAITSSFFGHYMGTSEGLNGLIIKQIKNKNPNAKINLKKLNSITMVFITLSVWAAAYFNISVMGMIESMVAPVIASILFIMPVYAVKRVPAMKKYQSAANIFTLIMGAIAITGFIASQLL, from the coding sequence ATGTCTCAGAATATCGCACAGGCAATCCCCCAAGGGGGGACTACAGAAACAACCTGGCAAAAACGCGACACACAGTGGATGCTCACTCTGTTTGGCACCGCAGTGGGTGCTGGCGTTTTATTCCTTCCTATCAATGCTGGACTCGGTGGTATCTGGCCCCTAATCGCCATGACCCTGCTGATTGGCCCAATGACTTTTCTGGCACACCGGGGCCTGACCCGCTTCTGCCTGTCATCCTCCCATGCCAATGCAGATATTACCGATACCGTAACCGAGCACTTTGGTCACAAAGCGGGTAGTCTGATTACCCTGGGCTACTTTCTGGCCATCTTCCCCATCCTGATGATTTATGGCATTGGCATCACCAACACCGTCAGCAGCCTGCTGGTTAACCAGCTGGGCATGGAAGCCGCGCCTTCACGTGCCCTCCTGAGCTTCGTGCTGGTTGGAGGCCTGGTGGGCGTCATGGTCTGTGGTCAGCAGGTGGTGCTAAAAGTTTGTAGCTCCATTGTCTACCCCCTGATTGCGGTACTGGTGGGAACATCGCTATACCTGATTCCCCAGTGGAATATGGCCCAGTTTGATGTAGCGCCTACAGCCCCTGAGTTCATTCGCACTATCTTCCTGACAATTCCGGTACTGGTATTTGCATTCAACCACTCTCCGGCGATTTCATCTTTTTCCTCCGCTTACCGGAAAGAGCTGGGCAACAACGCAGAACCCCAGGCCAGCAGGACACTTAAGCGCACCACTATGCTCCTGGTTGGCTTCACCATGCTGTTTGTCTACAGCTGTGTTTTAACCCTGTCCCCTGCGGAGCTGCAAGCGGCAAAAGCAGCAAACCTGCCTATTCTTTCTGTATTTGCAGAGCGTACTGACAACGCCATCTTTGGCTGGCTGGCCCAAATTGTTGCCCTGGTTGCCATCACCTCTTCTTTCTTTGGTCACTATATGGGAACCAGCGAAGGATTAAATGGCCTGATTATCAAGCAGATCAAAAACAAGAACCCTAACGCCAAAATCAACCTGAAAAAACTGAACTCCATTACCATGGTATTTATCACACTGAGTGTTTGGGCTGCCGCCTACTTTAATATCAGTGTTATGGGTATGATTGAGTCCATGGTTGCACCGGTCATCGCCAGTATTTTGTTTATCATGCCAGTTTACGCAGTGAAGAGAGTACCTGCCATGAAGAAATACCAGTCTGCTGCGAATATCTTCACACTGATCATGGGTGCTATCGCAATTACCGGCTTTATCGCCTCTCAATTGCTGTAA
- the fabA gene encoding 3-hydroxyacyl-[acyl-carrier-protein] dehydratase FabA has translation MKQQSFDKDDLLRCAHGELFGAGNAQLPAPNMLMMDRIIHISDEGGTYGKGEIIAELDINPDLWFFSCHFPGDPVMPGCLGLDAMWQLVGFFLGWKGNPGRGRALGSGDVKFTGQILPTHKKVTYHINIKRVISRKLCLGIADGSLSVDGREIYTAEGLRVGLFQSTDSF, from the coding sequence ATGAAGCAACAATCCTTCGATAAAGATGACTTGCTCCGATGTGCTCACGGTGAACTGTTTGGCGCTGGCAATGCCCAGCTGCCTGCACCGAACATGCTAATGATGGATCGCATCATCCATATATCAGATGAAGGTGGAACATACGGCAAGGGAGAAATCATCGCAGAGCTGGATATTAATCCGGATCTCTGGTTTTTCTCCTGCCACTTCCCTGGTGACCCGGTCATGCCTGGCTGCCTTGGCCTGGATGCCATGTGGCAACTGGTTGGTTTTTTCCTTGGCTGGAAAGGTAACCCGGGGCGAGGCCGTGCCCTGGGTAGTGGCGATGTGAAATTTACGGGTCAGATTCTGCCCACCCACAAAAAAGTGACTTATCACATAAACATCAAGCGTGTTATTTCCCGCAAGCTGTGCCTTGGTATAGCAGACGGTTCACTCAGTGTGGACGGCCGGGAAATTTATACCGCCGAAGGTCTTCGGGTCGGGCTATTCCAAAGCACTGACTCCTTCTGA
- a CDS encoding NAD(P)H-dependent glycerol-3-phosphate dehydrogenase — MTMTPTTSCEKYTIAVLGGGSFGTALSDISATNGHDVRLWVRSAEQAKGINRDHINHRYLPELAVNPSVVATTRLEEATDNADIVFIAIPSQSFREVVKKATPWLKSKIIISTTKGIEPQTFDLMSQILQEEVVSPRVGVLSGPNLAKEIVAKAVTATVIASEDENLCKIIQQVLHCDYFRVYSNRDVYGVELAGALKNIYAIVSGIGVAMGMGENTKSMLITRSLAEMSRFAVKMGANPLTFLGLAGVGDLIATCTSSLSRNYRVGYALGQGYTLKEAESQLGQVAEGVNTLKQVQQKAQELEVYMPLVNGLYSIIFEGKDIHTLVKGMMQREQKTDVEFMVPHQ; from the coding sequence ATGACTATGACGCCCACCACATCTTGCGAAAAGTATACCATAGCTGTGCTCGGTGGAGGCAGTTTTGGCACGGCGTTATCCGATATTTCAGCCACTAATGGCCATGATGTCAGGCTTTGGGTGCGCAGTGCCGAGCAGGCTAAGGGGATTAACCGGGATCATATAAACCACCGTTATCTGCCAGAGCTGGCGGTTAATCCATCGGTAGTGGCTACCACCCGTCTTGAAGAGGCAACCGATAATGCGGATATCGTTTTTATTGCCATTCCCAGTCAGTCATTCAGGGAGGTTGTAAAAAAAGCGACACCCTGGCTTAAAAGTAAAATAATTATTAGTACCACCAAAGGGATTGAGCCACAGACCTTTGATTTGATGAGCCAGATTTTACAGGAAGAGGTGGTATCTCCCAGGGTAGGCGTGTTGAGTGGTCCGAACCTGGCCAAGGAAATTGTTGCCAAGGCTGTGACAGCCACGGTGATCGCCAGTGAAGATGAAAATTTGTGCAAAATTATTCAGCAGGTGCTTCACTGTGATTATTTCAGGGTTTACTCCAACCGTGATGTTTATGGTGTTGAGCTGGCCGGGGCATTAAAAAATATCTATGCCATTGTTTCAGGTATCGGCGTGGCCATGGGGATGGGAGAAAACACCAAGAGTATGCTGATTACCCGGAGTCTCGCCGAGATGAGTCGTTTTGCGGTAAAGATGGGAGCAAACCCTCTGACTTTTCTGGGGCTGGCTGGTGTGGGGGATCTGATTGCAACCTGCACTTCCAGCCTGAGCCGCAATTATCGGGTGGGTTATGCCCTGGGTCAGGGATACACCCTGAAAGAAGCCGAGAGTCAGCTGGGGCAGGTGGCAGAAGGTGTGAATACCCTGAAGCAGGTTCAGCAAAAGGCACAGGAGCTGGAGGTTTATATGCCCCTGGTGAACGGTTTGTACAGTATTATTTTTGAAGGCAAGGACATCCATACACTGGTGAAAGGAATGATGCAGAGAGAGCAGAAAACCGATGTGGAGTTTATGGTTCCGCACCAGTAG
- the fabB gene encoding beta-ketoacyl-ACP synthase I, translated as MKRVVVTGIGITSCLGITQDSVTDALKHGRSGIRFNESYQEQSFRSQVSGTVDIDFSEYIDRKTVRFMGDAAAYAYIAMQQAIEDAGLPPELVSNERTGLIAASGGASSANIVEAADIMREKGVKRVGPYRVPRTMGSTVSACLATPFKIKGVNYSITSACATSAHCIGNAMEQIQLGKQDIVFAGGGEEEHWTQTGLFDAMGALTSKYNDTPETASRAYDATRDGFVIAGGGGMIVLEELEHAKARGAKIYAEITGYGATSDGYDMVAPSGEGASRCMNIALSTIDGPVDYINAHGTSTPVGDVAELKAIRDVFGDNIPTISSTKSLSGHSLGAAGVQETIYCLLMMKHDFIAASAHIENLDPAAEGMPILTGEARDQKLNRVMSNSFGFGGTNACLVLERYTD; from the coding sequence ATGAAACGTGTTGTAGTTACAGGGATTGGCATTACATCCTGCCTGGGCATTACCCAGGATAGCGTCACAGACGCACTCAAGCATGGACGTTCTGGTATCCGTTTTAATGAAAGCTACCAGGAACAGAGTTTTCGAAGCCAGGTATCCGGTACCGTTGACATTGATTTCAGCGAGTACATTGATCGCAAAACCGTTCGCTTCATGGGTGATGCCGCTGCCTACGCCTATATCGCCATGCAGCAGGCCATTGAAGATGCCGGCTTACCTCCCGAACTGGTTTCCAACGAACGTACCGGACTGATTGCCGCCTCAGGTGGCGCATCCTCTGCCAATATTGTTGAAGCCGCTGATATCATGCGGGAGAAAGGCGTAAAAAGAGTAGGCCCTTACCGGGTTCCCCGCACCATGGGCAGTACGGTATCTGCCTGCCTGGCTACCCCCTTCAAAATCAAGGGCGTTAACTATTCCATCACCTCTGCCTGTGCCACCAGCGCCCACTGCATTGGTAACGCAATGGAACAGATCCAGCTAGGCAAGCAGGATATTGTCTTTGCCGGGGGCGGAGAAGAAGAGCACTGGACCCAGACCGGCCTGTTCGATGCTATGGGAGCATTGACCAGCAAGTATAACGACACCCCGGAAACAGCCTCCAGGGCTTATGATGCTACACGGGATGGTTTTGTTATCGCTGGCGGTGGCGGCATGATTGTTCTGGAAGAACTGGAGCATGCCAAAGCCCGGGGTGCCAAGATTTATGCGGAAATTACCGGATACGGTGCCACTTCCGATGGTTACGATATGGTTGCACCATCCGGTGAGGGTGCCTCCCGCTGCATGAATATTGCCCTCTCAACCATTGACGGACCGGTTGACTATATCAATGCCCACGGTACCAGCACCCCTGTAGGCGATGTTGCCGAGCTGAAAGCCATCCGCGATGTCTTTGGCGATAACATTCCCACCATCAGCTCTACCAAGTCACTCTCAGGTCACTCACTGGGAGCCGCTGGTGTCCAGGAAACCATCTACTGCCTGCTGATGATGAAGCACGATTTTATTGCTGCATCTGCTCATATTGAAAACCTTGATCCAGCAGCAGAAGGCATGCCTATTCTGACGGGTGAGGCTCGGGATCAGAAGCTGAACCGGGTAATGTCTAACAGCTTTGGCTTTGGCGGTACCAATGCCTGCCTGGTGCTGGAGCGTTATACGGACTAA